Genomic window (Streptomyces sp. NBC_01431):
TGCGCTGGGCTTCTTCGAGCTGGTCTTCGAGGATGACGATGCGGCAGGCGGCCTCGATGGGGGTCCCCTGGTCGACGAGTTCGCGGGCGCGGGCGGCGATGCGCAGTTGGTAGCGGGAGTAGCGGCGGTGTCCGCCCGAGGAGCGGAGCGGGGTGATGAGGCGGGCTTCGCCGATGGCACGGAGGAAACCCTGGGTGGTGCCGAGCATCGCGGCGGCCCGGCCCATGGTGTAGGCGGGGTAGTCGTCGTCATTGAGACGGTTGAACGAGTCGTCTGCTGTCATTGCACCTCTTTCATGGAACGCGTTGAGGGGCCCGGGTGCCATCTGGCACCCGGGCCCCGAAGGAACTGCTACACCATCTGTCGGCCCTGGCATTGCGCCGACGTTCTGTATCCGCATGCGCACCCGGGAGAGGGCGTGGAATGCGGGGATCGCGGTTGCTTGACCGAAGACCACCTCACTATCGATGTCCTGCGGTACCCGGGTTCACGACTTCCACCCGGGCGATCCTGATGGCGTGGGGCTCCTCCGTTCTTCCCTCGGTGATCAACTACTTACTGAACGGGGGACTGCGTACTGCTGGTACTGCTCTACTACTGCGTACTGCGGTGATGCGAACTACCAGTGGCCTGCTACAGCGCCACTCCCGGCAGCCAGCCCCGTCGCCCATCCTGCTCTTGCTCTGGCTTGGAACCCCACTGCCGAGCTACCCGGTGCGCGCGCCCGCAGCCGACGCCTTCACCGGGGTACTGCTCACTGACTTCACTGCTGGATATAGCGGGTACTGCCACTGCGTTTACTGCGGTACTGCTCCACGGCGGCCCCTGATCACTGCGGGCCACCCGGTCCGGTCGTCAGCCCCGTCGCCGTCCTGCAAAAACGTGGCTTCGGAACTCCACCACCGCACCGTCCTGCGTACTGCACCTTCGCGTACTGCTTCCCGGCAGTTCGTCTCTGCCGGGCCCTGCTGTCCTTCTGGGTTACGAGAGAAACCATAGCCACGCCACCATCCAATGTCTACTTCCGCCAGCATAGATTTTCGTTCATTGGTCAGAGAGATAGTCGAGTTCGACCGCAGAAGGGGGTGCGAGACGGCCACCCCAGCCGGGGGGACACGCGCTCCGAGCAGCGCCGTTACGTCAACTGCCACGCCGCGAACATGTGGCCCTGGTCGTCTCGGAGTTCATCGCCAACGCAGTCCCG
Coding sequences:
- a CDS encoding MerR family transcriptional regulator — translated: MTADDSFNRLNDDDYPAYTMGRAAAMLGTTQGFLRAIGEARLITPLRSSGGHRRYSRYQLRIAARARELVDQGTPIEAACRIVILEDQLEEAQRINAEYRRAAESVNSPPAV